Proteins co-encoded in one Sporosarcina sp. FSL K6-1522 genomic window:
- a CDS encoding response regulator transcription factor, with the protein MRILVVDDDPNILELVSIQLSQAGYTVLKASDGFEALELLEEKGLPDLAVVDVMMPRMDGYKLTKKLRAEAGIPVLLLTAKGELEDKEKGFLAGSDDYVVKPFEPKELLFRINAILRRYDKAVDVFIRAGSMHINRQSYEVSVGKKVLLLPLKEFELLSVLASRPNHVFARELLLERVWGYDYEGDEQTLNVHIKRLRDKLGKLAEDVRIATVRGVGYKLEVFS; encoded by the coding sequence ATGAGAATTCTTGTTGTGGATGATGATCCAAACATTTTAGAGCTTGTGAGTATTCAATTGTCACAGGCTGGATATACCGTTTTGAAGGCGTCTGACGGGTTTGAGGCACTTGAGTTGTTGGAGGAAAAGGGATTGCCTGATTTGGCAGTGGTTGATGTGATGATGCCGCGAATGGATGGTTATAAACTGACGAAGAAGCTGAGGGCGGAGGCCGGTATACCAGTGCTGTTGCTGACGGCTAAAGGGGAATTAGAGGATAAGGAAAAGGGTTTCCTTGCGGGTTCTGATGATTATGTCGTTAAACCATTTGAACCGAAGGAATTACTGTTTCGAATCAATGCGATTTTGCGTAGGTATGATAAGGCGGTTGATGTATTTATTCGGGCAGGATCGATGCATATCAATCGCCAAAGCTATGAGGTTTCTGTTGGCAAGAAAGTATTGCTGTTGCCATTGAAAGAATTTGAGTTACTATCCGTTTTAGCGTCGCGACCGAATCATGTGTTTGCGCGTGAACTTCTTCTTGAGCGCGTATGGGGCTATGATTATGAAGGAGATGAACAGACGTTGAATGTTCATATTAAACGGCTTCGGGACAAGCTCGGGAAGCTTGCAGAAGATGTGCGAATTGCAACGGTACGAGGAGTGGGCTATAAGTTAGAGGTGTTCTCGTGA
- a CDS encoding HAMP domain-containing sensor histidine kinase: MKSLYGKIIVITAAIMVISGLVAFLTVNTYYHQQLKGQNDEKNMTIARSVASFIESNEGFDLIAYLQTQSAVGYKLYVVNEQGEEAFYGEPFREKNLSWKVVEQVLNGEVYHGMRDLPSETFVTGFFSNESANTVGVPFTYEGETYALFLRPDIKMLFTEVHYILGGMVLVMAVISLLSMLMVAKKLIDPITKLTLATQKVGEEQFSGTLDINSKDEIGQLANSFQRMTEKLGENDRIRKEFISDVSHDFQSPLLNIKGYAELLLDEELSEETRKGYANVIQSETERLSSLTKQLLLLTSLDQLSSPLVKKTFNLGEQLKETIRKYRWLLEEKEMSLSMDLDEVHFVGDPAFLEKVWENLVLNALKYTEAGGSIDIELTEQAHQVTVRVGDSGIGMDEIALGRIFDRFYRADDSRTQETGGTGLGLSIVQQVVKLHGGTIDVASQKGEGTTFTVALPKL, from the coding sequence GTGAAGTCGCTTTATGGGAAGATTATCGTCATAACGGCGGCGATTATGGTCATTAGTGGGCTTGTTGCCTTTCTTACGGTTAATACATATTATCATCAGCAGCTGAAGGGGCAGAACGATGAAAAGAATATGACGATTGCGAGGAGCGTTGCATCGTTCATTGAATCGAATGAGGGGTTTGACCTTATTGCCTATTTGCAGACACAATCTGCGGTCGGTTATAAGCTGTATGTTGTGAATGAACAGGGAGAGGAAGCTTTTTATGGGGAGCCTTTCAGGGAGAAGAATTTGTCTTGGAAAGTTGTTGAGCAGGTGCTGAATGGTGAAGTCTATCATGGGATGAGGGATCTTCCGAGTGAAACGTTTGTGACAGGTTTTTTCTCGAATGAATCAGCCAATACAGTAGGTGTTCCGTTTACCTATGAAGGTGAAACTTATGCGTTGTTCTTGCGCCCTGATATCAAGATGTTGTTTACAGAGGTACATTATATTCTCGGTGGCATGGTACTTGTAATGGCCGTGATTAGTTTATTGTCGATGCTTATGGTAGCGAAGAAGCTGATTGATCCGATTACGAAATTGACGCTTGCGACGCAAAAGGTTGGAGAGGAGCAGTTTTCGGGTACACTAGATATTAACAGCAAGGATGAGATTGGGCAACTGGCGAATAGTTTTCAACGTATGACGGAAAAGTTGGGTGAAAATGATCGGATACGCAAGGAGTTTATTAGCGATGTGTCACATGATTTTCAGTCGCCTTTACTCAATATAAAAGGTTATGCGGAATTGCTATTAGATGAGGAGCTGTCTGAGGAGACGCGGAAAGGCTATGCGAACGTTATTCAGTCTGAAACAGAGCGCTTGTCTTCGTTGACAAAACAGCTTTTGCTGTTAACATCGCTCGATCAGTTATCTTCTCCACTCGTGAAGAAGACCTTCAATCTAGGAGAACAATTGAAAGAAACGATTCGAAAATATCGTTGGTTATTGGAAGAGAAAGAGATGTCGTTGTCGATGGATCTCGATGAGGTCCATTTCGTTGGCGATCCTGCATTCCTTGAAAAAGTATGGGAGAATCTTGTGTTGAATGCGTTGAAATATACAGAGGCTGGTGGGTCTATTGACATCGAGTTAACAGAGCAAGCGCATCAGGTGACTGTCAGGGTTGGCGATAGCGGTATAGGGATGGATGAGATTGCACTTGGGCGGATTTTCGATCGTTTTTATCGTGCAGATGATTCAAGAACGCAAGAGACAGGTGGAACGGGACTTGGCTTGTCGATTGTGCAGCAAGTTGTAAAATTGCATGGCGGAACGATTGACGTTGCGAGTCAAAAAGGAGAAGGCACGACGTTTACAGTGGCGTTGCCAAAGTTGTAA
- a CDS encoding sigma 54-interacting transcriptional regulator, with product MDKNRAFKNIDLTLESILKILDYSSDEIYVLDSETRIVYVNKNCEKHYGLKKEEILGKFNDELFNKGYWGPSVIPAVLEKKEPVSLQQQTYIGAELLTRAIPILNEVKEIEFIVITATEIQDFNRLVTQKETQSNDPVYQELLKKPITNNEKVKKILTFCEKVAPTDSTILIHGESGTGKGVIAHYLHSISKRKDGPFLNVNCAAIPEELLESELFGYTSGAFTGATKGGKTGLFEAADNGTIFLDEIGELALPLQAKVLQVIQDKQFIPLGSNTRKTVDIRIITATNRDLLKMVEQKTFREDLFYRLNVIDIHMPPLSERREDIIPLTYSFLNRFNDKYNVSKMFTEECLNILFYYSWPGNVRQLENLIERLVITSDAVIEVSDLPQVIVENVKGRPELTHPNSLDDAINEVTKTLIRRSYQKHGSSRGVANDLGISQSKASRLIRQFFQNEQ from the coding sequence ATGGACAAAAATAGAGCTTTTAAGAATATTGATTTGACACTGGAATCTATTTTGAAGATTTTAGACTATTCTTCTGATGAAATTTACGTATTAGATAGCGAAACACGGATTGTTTATGTCAATAAAAATTGCGAAAAGCATTATGGATTAAAAAAAGAGGAGATTTTAGGGAAGTTTAACGATGAACTTTTCAATAAAGGGTACTGGGGCCCATCGGTTATTCCAGCGGTCTTAGAAAAAAAAGAACCCGTCTCTCTTCAGCAACAAACCTATATCGGTGCTGAATTATTAACAAGAGCAATTCCTATACTCAATGAAGTAAAAGAAATTGAGTTTATCGTAATAACAGCGACTGAAATACAAGATTTTAATCGGCTGGTAACCCAAAAGGAAACACAAAGCAATGACCCTGTGTATCAAGAACTTCTAAAAAAGCCAATCACAAACAACGAAAAGGTCAAAAAGATTTTAACTTTTTGTGAAAAAGTAGCACCAACAGACTCGACGATTCTCATCCATGGCGAGTCAGGCACTGGTAAGGGCGTAATTGCCCATTATCTCCACTCGATTAGCAAACGAAAAGATGGACCTTTTTTGAATGTTAACTGCGCTGCCATCCCTGAAGAACTCTTGGAATCTGAGCTATTTGGCTACACAAGTGGCGCATTTACGGGGGCTACTAAAGGAGGGAAAACGGGGCTATTTGAGGCTGCTGATAACGGGACCATTTTTCTAGACGAAATCGGAGAACTTGCATTGCCTTTACAAGCGAAAGTATTACAAGTCATTCAAGACAAACAATTCATCCCGCTTGGTAGCAATACACGTAAAACTGTCGATATCCGAATTATTACTGCAACGAATCGTGATCTACTGAAAATGGTTGAGCAAAAAACGTTCCGAGAAGATTTGTTTTATCGATTGAACGTCATTGATATCCATATGCCTCCCTTATCCGAGCGTAGGGAAGATATCATCCCGCTCACCTACAGTTTCTTAAATCGATTTAATGACAAATACAATGTCAGCAAAATGTTCACTGAAGAATGCCTGAACATCCTTTTCTACTATTCATGGCCTGGCAATGTTCGTCAGCTCGAAAATTTAATCGAACGGCTAGTTATTACGAGTGATGCCGTCATTGAAGTCAGTGACCTTCCACAAGTCATTGTCGAAAATGTAAAGGGCCGGCCAGAGCTGACTCACCCAAACTCACTCGACGATGCTATAAATGAAGTCACAAAGACATTAATTAGAAGATCTTATCAAAAACATGGTTCTTCAAGAGGTGTCGCCAATGATCTCGGCATCAGCCAATCAAAGGCATCCAGACTGATCCGACAGTTTTTCCAAAACGAACAATAA
- a CDS encoding NAD(P)/FAD-dependent oxidoreductase, protein MDKTAEVFDITIVGGGPVGLFTAFYAGMRQASVKIIESLPQLGGQLAALYPEKHIYDIAGFPKIGAQEIVDNLIEQMNQFEPTVCLGESVEIVEKGEDGVFKLTTNEGIHYTKTIIVTAGNGAFQPKKMNIPGEEQFQQKNLHYFVQNVKAFEGKKVVLFGGGDSAVDWALMLEPIAEKVTLVHRRDKFRAHEHSVELLHQSSVEILTPYIPVELVGEEQIDKVIIQESKTGETIELEVDDVLVNYGFSSSLGPIKNWELEIEKNSIVVNSRMETNIEGIYAVGDICTYDGKVKLIATGFGEAPIAVSNAKVYVDPTAKLQPLHSTSVMGEKEETPKKEAVAIG, encoded by the coding sequence ATGGATAAAACAGCTGAAGTGTTTGATATCACAATTGTTGGAGGTGGGCCAGTAGGATTATTCACAGCTTTTTATGCTGGTATGCGCCAGGCATCGGTAAAAATTATTGAAAGTTTACCACAGTTAGGCGGTCAGTTGGCCGCACTTTATCCTGAAAAGCATATATACGATATTGCTGGGTTTCCGAAGATTGGAGCGCAGGAAATCGTTGATAATTTAATAGAGCAAATGAATCAGTTTGAACCAACTGTTTGTTTAGGAGAATCCGTGGAGATCGTTGAAAAGGGAGAAGATGGTGTCTTCAAGCTAACGACAAATGAGGGAATCCATTATACAAAAACGATTATCGTCACTGCAGGGAATGGAGCGTTCCAGCCTAAGAAAATGAACATTCCTGGTGAAGAACAGTTCCAGCAGAAAAATCTGCACTACTTCGTTCAAAACGTCAAAGCGTTTGAAGGAAAAAAAGTAGTGTTGTTTGGAGGCGGAGATTCTGCGGTTGACTGGGCATTGATGTTAGAGCCAATTGCAGAAAAGGTCACGCTGGTGCATAGGAGAGATAAATTTCGCGCACATGAGCATAGTGTGGAGTTGCTTCATCAGTCTAGTGTGGAAATTTTAACGCCTTATATCCCAGTGGAACTCGTAGGGGAGGAGCAGATTGACAAGGTTATCATCCAAGAGAGTAAGACGGGCGAAACAATCGAACTTGAGGTAGATGATGTACTCGTCAACTATGGCTTTAGCTCTTCACTAGGGCCGATTAAAAATTGGGAACTGGAAATCGAGAAAAATTCGATTGTTGTCAATTCGAGAATGGAAACGAATATAGAAGGCATTTATGCAGTTGGGGATATTTGTACGTATGACGGCAAGGTGAAGCTAATTGCCACAGGCTTTGGAGAAGCACCAATTGCTGTCAGCAATGCAAAAGTGTACGTAGATCCAACGGCCAAACTACAGCCACTTCATAGCACGAGTGTAATGGGCGAAAAAGAAGAAACGCCGAAAAAAGAAGCAGTGGCAATCGGATAA
- a CDS encoding ferredoxin — protein sequence MAHFTMVDQSTCIACGLCAELASELFDYTEDGISFAILDDNAGVTEVPEDLIEDLEDAFESCPTDSIKMAEAPFTCQETAAS from the coding sequence ATGGCTCATTTTACAATGGTCGATCAAAGCACATGTATCGCCTGTGGTCTTTGTGCGGAATTAGCATCGGAACTATTTGACTATACGGAAGATGGAATTTCCTTTGCGATTCTGGATGATAATGCAGGTGTGACAGAAGTACCTGAGGATTTAATAGAAGACTTGGAAGATGCATTTGAGAGCTGTCCAACCGATTCCATCAAGATGGCAGAGGCACCTTTTACGTGCCAGGAAACAGCAGCTAGCTAA
- a CDS encoding aromatic ring-hydroxylating dioxygenase subunit alpha, translated as MAYNKVENVASRTFERTLTYDNYTDPKVLEKEKEHIFSKSWQLVGHVSQVEKAGAFFTADVADEPIIIIRGTDEVLRAFYNVCPHRATKLERSEEGKKKILQCMYHGWTFKTDGKLNKAPNFRGEEAACVQDACLRSVRMEVMESLIFVNLDDNATSLSETYGDFFDRLSKFPFISELKRTHRKSRVIKANWKAYIDNYLECDHCHIAHPSFVDTLSMDDYQIITCDNYSFQGSIVKPDKQYGEVDLNDAEMQGGSFFWLWPNLMLTVYPGPGNMASIEMIPIDHETTMAVYTYYFREDNLDALSQDEKDLMTFAEQVRAEDIELVELEQIGFRSRAFNKGRYASTEQAIVQFHDMVLEALDE; from the coding sequence ATGGCTTATAATAAAGTAGAGAACGTAGCAAGCAGAACATTTGAAAGAACGTTAACATATGACAACTACACGGATCCAAAGGTATTGGAGAAAGAAAAGGAACATATTTTCTCGAAATCATGGCAGCTTGTTGGGCATGTGAGTCAAGTAGAAAAAGCAGGTGCTTTCTTTACGGCAGATGTAGCAGATGAGCCAATCATCATCATCAGAGGTACGGATGAAGTGCTTCGTGCATTTTATAATGTCTGTCCGCACCGTGCAACGAAACTGGAGCGTAGTGAAGAAGGTAAAAAGAAAATCTTACAGTGTATGTATCACGGCTGGACATTTAAAACAGATGGCAAGTTAAACAAAGCGCCAAACTTCCGTGGAGAGGAAGCGGCTTGTGTGCAAGATGCGTGTCTACGATCTGTTCGAATGGAAGTCATGGAATCCTTGATTTTCGTTAACTTGGATGACAATGCGACATCTCTAAGTGAGACGTACGGAGATTTCTTTGACAGACTGAGCAAGTTTCCATTCATCAGTGAGCTAAAAAGAACGCATAGAAAGTCTCGCGTTATCAAAGCGAACTGGAAAGCGTATATAGACAACTATTTGGAATGTGACCATTGCCATATTGCACACCCAAGTTTTGTTGATACACTAAGCATGGATGATTACCAAATTATCACATGCGACAACTATTCATTCCAAGGTTCAATTGTTAAGCCAGATAAACAATACGGGGAAGTTGATTTGAACGACGCAGAAATGCAAGGCGGCTCATTCTTCTGGCTATGGCCGAACCTCATGCTAACGGTTTACCCAGGACCGGGGAATATGGCATCAATTGAAATGATTCCAATCGATCACGAGACAACAATGGCGGTTTACACGTATTACTTCCGTGAAGATAATTTGGATGCGTTGAGCCAAGACGAAAAAGACCTAATGACATTTGCGGAACAAGTACGAGCAGAAGATATCGAGCTTGTAGAGCTTGAGCAAATTGGTTTCCGTTCACGTGCATTCAACAAAGGTCGTTACGCTTCAACAGAACAAGCAATCGTACAATTTCATGACATGGTATTGGAGGCCCTCGATGAATAA
- a CDS encoding aldehyde dehydrogenase family protein — protein sequence MNNLLTTMKKYLLINGEQVETASYAPLYSPYSQERIADIAMADKALTIQAIDAAHEARQIIGNMPAHKRAEILENVVTLLKEKADEAAEIIALEAAKPLVFAKAEVARTIETYKFAAEEAKRIHGEMIPFDAAAGGVGRIGYTLREPIGVIGAITPFNFPLNLVAHKVGPAIAAGNTIVLKPASQTPLSALFIAELFAEAGLPAGVLNVVTGPGGVVGEAIVEDDRVSMITFTGSPSVGIGINNKAGLKKTTLELGSNSALIIDKDVEIDEIIDRCTMGAFSNQGQVCISLQRVYVHEERYEEFITKFVQATKQLKLGNPLDPETYVSSLITKGELERAVSWIEETKQSNAEILTGGQVQDNVLEPTIIANADATLKVSCQEVFAPIVVVNQVKSVEEAIEQVNNSRFGLQAGIYTNNVKTALHASKSLHVGGVIINDVPTFRVDQMPYGGVKESGTGREGIKYAVEEMTEMKLVVWNQA from the coding sequence ATGAATAATTTACTAACTACGATGAAAAAATATTTACTCATTAATGGGGAACAAGTAGAGACGGCGAGCTATGCTCCGCTCTACTCCCCATACTCACAAGAGCGAATTGCAGACATTGCAATGGCGGATAAAGCATTAACGATTCAAGCGATTGACGCGGCTCATGAAGCACGCCAGATTATTGGCAATATGCCAGCTCACAAGCGTGCAGAAATTCTAGAAAATGTGGTCACTTTGTTAAAAGAAAAAGCTGATGAAGCAGCAGAAATTATTGCACTTGAAGCAGCGAAACCTCTTGTGTTCGCAAAAGCGGAAGTGGCAAGAACGATTGAAACGTATAAATTTGCGGCGGAAGAAGCGAAGCGCATTCATGGTGAAATGATTCCATTCGATGCAGCTGCAGGCGGAGTTGGACGAATTGGCTATACATTGAGAGAGCCAATCGGTGTTATTGGTGCGATTACACCATTCAACTTCCCATTAAACCTTGTTGCGCATAAAGTAGGTCCTGCCATTGCAGCGGGTAATACGATTGTCTTAAAACCAGCTTCACAAACACCACTGTCTGCACTTTTCATAGCAGAGCTATTTGCGGAAGCAGGTCTTCCAGCAGGCGTATTAAATGTCGTGACAGGTCCGGGCGGTGTCGTTGGAGAGGCGATTGTAGAAGATGACCGCGTGAGTATGATTACATTCACGGGAAGTCCAAGTGTTGGAATTGGCATTAACAACAAAGCTGGGTTGAAAAAAACAACGCTAGAATTGGGATCAAATTCAGCGTTAATCATTGATAAAGACGTAGAGATTGATGAAATTATCGATCGCTGTACAATGGGTGCCTTTTCAAACCAGGGGCAAGTTTGTATTTCCTTGCAACGAGTTTATGTGCATGAAGAGCGTTATGAGGAGTTTATCACGAAATTCGTCCAAGCAACGAAGCAGTTGAAATTGGGCAATCCACTAGATCCAGAAACATATGTCTCTTCTTTGATTACAAAAGGTGAATTGGAACGTGCGGTTAGTTGGATTGAAGAAACGAAGCAAAGTAATGCGGAAATCTTAACAGGTGGGCAAGTACAGGATAATGTCCTTGAACCGACGATTATTGCGAATGCAGATGCGACATTGAAGGTTTCGTGCCAAGAAGTGTTTGCACCGATTGTTGTTGTCAACCAAGTGAAATCAGTTGAGGAAGCGATCGAGCAAGTCAATAATTCCCGTTTTGGTCTGCAAGCAGGTATCTATACAAATAATGTGAAAACGGCTTTGCATGCATCTAAAAGTCTGCATGTGGGTGGCGTGATCATTAACGATGTTCCAACATTCCGAGTTGACCAAATGCCATATGGCGGCGTAAAAGAGAGTGGAACGGGTCGCGAAGGCATTAAGTACGCAGTGGAAGAAATGACGGAAATGAAGTTAGTGGTCTGGAATCAGGCGTAA
- a CDS encoding tartrate dehydrogenase, whose translation MKTYKIAVIAGDGIGPEVIGEGIKVLNKIAALDGGFQFDFTHFPWGCEYYTKHGRMMAEDGIEQLKAFDAIYLGAVGFPGVPDHISLWDLLLIIRKEFDQYVNIRPIKLLEGAHCPLADVKREDIDMLFIRENTEGEYSGAGDWLFKGQENEVVLQNGVFSRKGTERIIRYAFETARKQGRSLTSISKANALNYSMVFWDQVFEEVSADYPDVKIASYLVDAAAMLMITDPKRFEVVVTSNLFGDILTDVGAALAGGIGLAAGANVNPERTFPSMFEPVHGSAPDIAGQGIGNPLASIWSASQLLDHFGYEQHGRVVIDAIEQLLVEDQTLTPDMRGTASTSEVGDRLVDLIANLLPTHV comes from the coding sequence ATGAAAACATATAAAATTGCTGTCATCGCCGGCGACGGGATTGGTCCTGAAGTGATTGGCGAAGGGATTAAAGTATTAAATAAGATTGCTGCGTTAGATGGTGGTTTTCAGTTTGATTTCACGCACTTTCCATGGGGCTGTGAATACTATACGAAGCACGGCAGAATGATGGCGGAAGATGGGATTGAACAGCTCAAAGCGTTTGACGCCATTTACTTGGGAGCTGTTGGATTCCCAGGCGTTCCTGATCACATCTCTTTATGGGACCTATTGCTAATCATCCGTAAAGAGTTCGATCAATACGTCAATATTCGTCCGATCAAGCTATTAGAAGGCGCGCATTGTCCGTTAGCAGACGTCAAACGTGAGGACATTGATATGCTGTTTATCCGTGAAAATACGGAGGGCGAATACTCAGGTGCAGGTGATTGGTTATTCAAAGGTCAAGAGAATGAAGTCGTTTTGCAAAATGGCGTCTTTTCTCGTAAAGGAACTGAGCGAATCATCCGCTATGCATTTGAAACGGCGCGAAAACAAGGGCGTAGCTTAACGAGCATTAGTAAAGCGAATGCGCTAAATTATTCAATGGTCTTCTGGGATCAGGTATTTGAAGAAGTAAGTGCAGATTACCCAGATGTCAAGATAGCATCTTATCTTGTAGATGCGGCGGCAATGCTAATGATCACAGATCCGAAACGGTTTGAAGTTGTGGTCACCTCCAACTTGTTTGGTGACATTTTAACAGATGTAGGTGCAGCGTTAGCCGGAGGAATCGGGCTTGCGGCAGGAGCGAATGTGAATCCTGAAAGAACGTTCCCGTCGATGTTTGAGCCTGTTCATGGCTCGGCACCTGATATTGCAGGTCAAGGAATTGGGAATCCGCTTGCATCGATTTGGTCTGCTAGTCAGCTACTTGATCATTTCGGCTATGAACAACATGGTAGAGTGGTCATAGATGCAATTGAACAACTACTAGTGGAAGATCAAACACTGACACCCGACATGAGAGGGACGGCTTCCACATCTGAAGTAGGTGATCGCCTAGTCGATCTGATAGCAAACTTACTGCCTACGCATGTATGA
- a CDS encoding BCCT family transporter, which produces MRTNTIDKQILTIALTLVALLIVPILINPEKGTAFLKTVLNAVTTNFGSLYLWACIGIFGFLIWLAFSKYGKVKLGEGKPEFSTFSWLALIFTAGIGSGIMYWGIIEWGYYYTSPPYGLEPLSVEAASFAPAYGMFHWGFSAWAIYCLPSIPIAYAVYIKKQKNFRLSTACRGIIGDKADGALGKVIDVCFMFGLIGGIGTSLALGTPLLAEGIHSMFGVEKTLTLNLGIMIALTIFFSICLYFGLKKGLKLLSDWNLYLYLIIAVFIFIFGPTVFIISSFSDSVGVLLQNFFRMSLYTDPVGQSGFSESWTLFYWGWWFSYAPFTGMFAARISKGRTIKELIVGQLIGGTLGCWLAFAIFGNTSMFFEITGVVPVLDILQNEGAPAAILASLQALPLGGVVMVLFLLVAAIFLATTVNSAAYTLSDVASINLKEGEEPARWYRVFWGIVLTSISIVLMYGDGLEALQTLSIITALPLVFIMFLMIASFVKWIRADYDSILLEQQQVASVKEVKEKVPKGISKKQKSVDSPTLTPDARLDIK; this is translated from the coding sequence ATGAGGACCAATACGATTGATAAACAGATTTTAACGATAGCATTGACTTTGGTAGCGTTATTGATTGTTCCAATACTGATTAATCCGGAAAAGGGAACTGCCTTTTTAAAAACGGTGTTGAATGCAGTCACTACGAACTTCGGATCGCTCTATTTATGGGCATGTATCGGTATATTCGGTTTTTTAATTTGGTTAGCTTTTAGTAAGTATGGGAAAGTAAAGCTAGGTGAAGGAAAACCTGAATTCTCCACGTTTAGTTGGCTTGCGCTCATTTTTACTGCTGGGATTGGTTCAGGTATTATGTATTGGGGAATTATTGAGTGGGGTTACTACTATACAAGCCCTCCTTACGGTTTAGAGCCGTTAAGTGTAGAGGCTGCTAGTTTCGCACCCGCTTATGGTATGTTCCATTGGGGCTTCTCGGCTTGGGCGATTTACTGTTTGCCCTCCATTCCAATTGCATATGCAGTGTACATAAAAAAACAGAAAAACTTCCGACTGAGTACAGCGTGCCGCGGTATTATTGGAGACAAGGCGGACGGAGCACTTGGAAAAGTAATTGATGTTTGTTTTATGTTTGGATTGATTGGTGGAATCGGTACTTCATTAGCACTTGGAACACCATTATTGGCTGAAGGAATCCATTCAATGTTCGGTGTGGAGAAAACGCTTACATTGAATTTGGGTATTATGATTGCACTGACGATTTTCTTTTCGATTTGCCTATACTTTGGATTGAAAAAAGGATTGAAGCTTCTTAGTGACTGGAATCTGTACCTTTATTTGATTATTGCGGTGTTCATCTTTATATTTGGACCAACTGTATTTATTATCTCTAGTTTCTCAGATAGTGTAGGGGTATTGTTACAGAACTTTTTCAGAATGAGCCTTTATACGGATCCTGTTGGACAGTCAGGATTTAGTGAATCATGGACATTGTTCTACTGGGGTTGGTGGTTCTCTTACGCACCTTTCACAGGCATGTTTGCTGCACGTATTTCAAAAGGTAGAACGATTAAAGAGCTTATTGTAGGCCAATTAATCGGTGGAACGCTAGGCTGTTGGTTGGCATTTGCAATCTTCGGGAATACAAGCATGTTCTTCGAAATAACGGGCGTTGTCCCAGTGCTCGATATTTTGCAAAATGAAGGCGCACCTGCGGCGATTCTTGCCTCTTTACAAGCACTTCCACTAGGTGGCGTTGTGATGGTTCTCTTCTTGCTCGTTGCAGCTATTTTTCTTGCGACAACGGTGAACTCTGCAGCATACACATTATCAGATGTTGCCTCTATTAATTTGAAAGAGGGAGAAGAACCGGCTCGCTGGTACCGCGTATTTTGGGGAATTGTTTTGACAAGTATCTCTATCGTGCTGATGTATGGTGATGGTTTGGAAGCACTTCAAACATTATCAATCATTACTGCCCTGCCATTAGTCTTCATCATGTTTTTGATGATTGCTTCTTTCGTCAAATGGATTCGAGCAGATTATGATTCAATCTTGCTTGAGCAACAACAAGTTGCATCGGTAAAGGAAGTGAAGGAGAAAGTGCCTAAAGGTATCTCGAAAAAACAGAAAAGTGTGGATAGTCCAACGCTTACACCTGATGCAAGATTAGATATTAAATAA